A segment of the Panacibacter ginsenosidivorans genome:
TTTTTCTTTCTTCTTGAAAGTATCTGAGACACTCGTTCTATCTCTGCTTCTCTTCCTACAATCGGGTCAAGTGATCCTGATTCTGCAAGCCTTGTTATATCTCTTCCAAAATTATCAAGCACAGGTGTTTTGCTTTTTGCAGCACCAGCCTGCTTGCCTTTCGATTGCTGAGAATAACTTTTCTTTTCTTCATCAAAATCATCATTGTCATCTTCTGTATACTCGCTGCGAGTTTCATTGCTTCTTACCATACCTAATTCGTTTCTGAAAATATCATAGTCTACATCAAATTGTCCGAGTATTTGTGTAGCAATATTTTCTTTGTTCTTTAAAATAGAAAGCATCAGGTGTTCTGTTTCTACCAGCGGACTCTTCAAAGCTTTTGCTTCTAACACAGTAACCCTTATTACTTTCTCTGCCTGTTTCGTTAACGGAAGACTGTTAATGTTGGCAATATTTTTTCCTGTCTTGTCTTTTACAGCCAGTTCAACTTCTTTGCGCAATTCATAAAGATCCACGTTCAATTGCTTCAGAATTTTTATGGCCATATTCTCTCCTTCTCTAATGAGACCCAACAACAAATGTTCGGTCCCTATGAAATCATTTCCCAGCCGCAGTGCCTCCTCCCTGCTGAACGAAATGATCTCTTTTACCTGCGCTGAAAAGTTGTTATCCATTTAGTTGTGTTTGTACAATTATAACAAATAAATTTGAGCTATGTTATGGTGCAGTTATGCACAGCCTGTTAATGTATTAATAAAGGTATATGAATTTCAAAATTGATACCAAAGAGAAATTTACGGTTATTACACCCCTGCAGTTTCATTTGTCTGACAATTTAACAGCAGAACTCAATCAAACTGCAACTAATTGTCTGCAAACCGACATAAAGAACGTAGTGCTCAACATGAAGGAAGTGGTTTCATTGGATGAAGCCGCTGCTACAAATCTTATGACGCTGCAGCAATCGTTTTATGAAAGTAACACTTCTTTTGTTATTTGCGAAATGCAACCTGCTGTATCGGAAAAACTTGAGCAAATGGAACTACTTGAAATAATGAATATTACACCAACAGAAAGCGAAGCGTGGGATATTGTGCAAATGGAAGAAATCGAAAGAGAACTGATGGATGGTTTTGACGACCAGAAATAAAAGTCATAATAATGTAATCTTATATTACAAGCTTTGGCACTTCGTAGCATCGCCTGTTGTGTCACTCACTTTTGCGTTCGGAACTTTATTCATCAGTTGTAAAAAGTGAATCGTGAGGTCAAATGGTGTTTTTCATTGACGATTCACATTCAACAGTACAAGAGTCGACGCAACAGTCGCTCCATAAACCGTTACAGTTTGGTGCAAAATAAATTTTAGCTAAAAAACTCTTACTATTTCTATACCATCCGGA
Coding sequences within it:
- a CDS encoding STAS domain-containing protein, with product MNFKIDTKEKFTVITPLQFHLSDNLTAELNQTATNCLQTDIKNVVLNMKEVVSLDEAAATNLMTLQQSFYESNTSFVICEMQPAVSEKLEQMELLEIMNITPTESEAWDIVQMEEIERELMDGFDDQK